In Acinonyx jubatus isolate Ajub_Pintada_27869175 chromosome B3, VMU_Ajub_asm_v1.0, whole genome shotgun sequence, a genomic segment contains:
- the LOC106969840 gene encoding olfactory receptor 11H6-like yields the protein MYVLPNNNVTAVIHEFSLLGFSCSQEIEVLLFVLFSVIYILTLLGNSAIICAVWWNQQLHTPMYTLLANFSFLEICYISSNVLNMLLNFLSKTKTISYNGCILQFYIFLSLCATELFFLALMALDRYVAICHPLHYSTIMTGKVCGTLVSACWVGGFLWLVTPAILISQVPFCGSNVIDHYLCDLGAMLAISCLPVPKTTLTCSIFSAVITFITLFYILVSYTLVLRAVVQVPKGSGRKKAFSTCASHLIVVSLFYGSVMVMYVSPGAANQPGMQKFLTMLYSIATPLLNPLIYSLRNKEMKVALRKVMCKV from the coding sequence ATGTATGTTTTGCCTAACAATAATGTCACTGCTGTCATTCATGAATTCAGCCTCCTGGGTTTCTCTTGTAGTCAAGAAATAGaagttctcctttttgttttgttctctgtcatCTACATCTTGACCTTGTTGGGCAACAGTGCTATTATCTGTGCTGTGTGGTGGAACCAGCAACTCCACACCCCTATGTATACTTTATTGGCCAACTTCTCTTTCCTGGAGATCTGCTACATCAGTTCCAATGTACTCAACATGTTGCTCAACTTCCTTTCCAAGACCAAGACCATCTCTTATAATGGCTGCATCTTACAGTTCtacatcttcctctctctttgtgctACAGAACTCTTCTTTCTGGCCCTCATGGCATTAGATAGGTATGTTGCCATCTGCCACCCACTGCACTATTCTACCATAATGACTGGGAAAGTCTGTGGAACCCTTGTGTCTGCTTGCTGGGTGGgtggctttctctggttggtgACCCCAGCCATACTTATCTCCCAAGTTCCATTTTGTGGTTCAAATGTCATTGACCActacctgtgtgatcttggggCAATGCTGGCCATATCATGTTTACCTGTCCCCAAGACAACTCTGACTTGTAGCATTTTCAGTGCTGTGATAACATTCATCACTTTGTTCTATATCCTTGTGTCCTACACACTGGTCCTTCGAGCTGTGGTTCAGGTTCCCAAAGGTTCAGGTAGGAAAAAAGCCTTCTCCACGTGTGCCTCCCACCTGATAGTGGTGTCCCTATTTTATGGCTCAGTCATGGTGATGTATGTAAGCCCAGGGGCAGCCAATCAGCCTGGTATGCAGAAGTTCTTGACCATGTTATACTCAATTGCAACTCCACTTTTAAACCCTCTGATCTACAGCCTCAGGAATAAGGAGATGAAAGTTGCCCTGAGGAAAGTTATGTGTAAAGTTTAG
- the LOC106969841 gene encoding olfactory receptor 11H6-like, with product MTSEARNISHTVSEFILLGFPCRWEMQILLFSIFFVTYIMTLLGNMAIVCVVHWDRRLHTPMYILLANFSFLEICYVNSDVPNMLANFLSQTKTISFAWCLLQLYFFFSLGTTECLFLSIMAYDRFLAICHPLHYPTIMTVKFCCSLVIFCWVYGFLWFLIPVILVTQLPFCGPNVIDDFLCDLGPLLDLASACVPIPGTILICGTMSSLLIFATFFYITGSYTLVLRAVVQVPSVAGRKKAFSTCSSHLAVVFLFYGSVMMTYVSPGSGQAEGMQKFTTLFYSVLTPFFNPMIYSLRNKEMKDALKKVLGGF from the coding sequence ATGACTTCGGAGGCCAGAAATATTTCTCACACTGTGAGTGAGTTCATCCTCTTGGGCTTTCCTTGCCGTTGGGAAATGCAGATCCTCCTCTTTTCCATATTCTTTGTGACTTACATCATGACGCTCCTTGGAAACATGGCCATTGTGTGTGTGGTGCACTGGGACCGCCggctccacacccccatgtataTTCTGCTGGCCAACTTCTCCTTCCTGGAAATCTGCTATGTCAACTCTGATGTGCCCAACATGCTGGCCAACTTCCTCTCCCAGACCAAAACCATCTCCTTTGCTTGGTGCCTCCTCCAGTTGTACTTCTTCTTCTCACTAGGCACAACTGAATGCTTATTTCTGTCCATCATGGCCTATGACCGGTTCCTGGCAATCTGTCACCCCCTGCATTACCCCACCATCATGACTGTGAAGTTCTGTTGCAGCCTGGTCATCTTTTGCTGGGTCTATGGTTTTCTCTGGTTTCTGATCCCAGTGATACTTGTTACCCAGCTACCATTTTGTGGCCCAAACGTGATTGATGACTTCCTGTGTGACCTGGGTCCTCTTCTGGACTTGGCTTCAGCCTGTGTCCCAATCCCAGGGACTATTCTCATATGTGGCACCATGAGCTCACTCCTCATCTTTGCCACCTTTTTCTACATTACTGGCTCCTATACCCTGGTGCTGAGGGCTGTAGTGCAGGTGCCCTCAGTTGCTGGCCGGAAGAAGGCCTTTTCTACGTGCTCCTCACATCTGGCTGTTGTGTTTCTATTCTATGGCTCTGTCATGATGACATATGTGAGCCCAGGGTCAGGACAAGCAGAGGGAATGCAGAAGTTCACAACTCTATTCTACTCAGTTCTGACCCCTTTTTTTAACCCCATGATCTACAGCCTCcggaataaagaaatgaaggatgCCTTGAAGAAAGTTCTAGGAGGTTTCTAA